In Halococcus saccharolyticus DSM 5350, the following are encoded in one genomic region:
- the hutG gene encoding formimidoylglutamase, with protein MSLHEPPAWSGSSSDPNDEQFGDVVEPATLDRAGEFDAVLVGEPYDDAVIGRRGAREGPAALRDALAGVKTHHFDAGPVESIGDLGNVVIPDGDVSAVQETVRETTRDVHAQDALPVFLGGDNSLTYPNAAPLLSESAGIVNFDAHLDCREVQEKPTSGTPYRQLHEDGLDAYACVGARHFETSTAYAEYVDEQNGAIVTSEAVGDDPAGAVDRALDAMAGVETVYVSVDLDVLDATAAPGVSASTPGGITTRELFEALRRVAADDRVAGFEVVECAPSLDTEGRTAAAGARAVAHFLTGYTEEHDD; from the coding sequence ATGAGCCTGCACGAACCGCCGGCGTGGTCGGGGTCGTCGTCGGATCCGAACGACGAGCAGTTCGGTGACGTCGTCGAACCCGCGACGCTCGATCGTGCCGGCGAGTTCGACGCCGTCCTCGTCGGCGAGCCGTACGATGATGCGGTGATCGGCCGGCGCGGCGCGCGCGAAGGACCGGCGGCGCTCCGCGACGCACTCGCCGGCGTCAAAACCCATCACTTCGATGCGGGTCCCGTCGAATCGATCGGCGATCTCGGCAACGTCGTGATTCCGGATGGCGATGTCAGCGCGGTCCAAGAGACCGTCCGCGAGACCACCCGCGACGTTCACGCTCAGGACGCGCTTCCGGTCTTTCTCGGCGGCGACAACTCGCTCACGTACCCGAACGCTGCGCCGCTGCTCTCGGAATCGGCCGGGATCGTCAATTTCGATGCGCATCTCGACTGCCGTGAGGTACAGGAAAAACCGACCAGCGGGACGCCGTACCGACAACTCCACGAGGACGGTCTCGACGCCTACGCCTGCGTCGGGGCGCGCCACTTCGAAACCTCGACCGCGTACGCCGAGTACGTCGACGAACAGAACGGGGCGATCGTTACGAGCGAAGCTGTCGGCGACGATCCCGCTGGAGCGGTCGACCGTGCGCTCGACGCGATGGCTGGCGTCGAGACGGTCTACGTCAGCGTGGACCTCGACGTGCTCGACGCCACGGCTGCGCCGGGCGTGAGCGCGTCCACACCCGGTGGGATCACGACGCGGGAACTCTTCGAGGCCCTCCGCCGTGTCGCAGCCGACGACCGGGTGGCGGGATTCGAAGTCGTCGAATGTGCGCCGTCGCTCGACACCGAGGGGCGGACTGCCGCCGCGGGCGCACGAGCCGTCGCCCACTTTCTGACGGGGTACACGGAGGAACACGATGACTGA
- a CDS encoding GAF domain-containing protein has translation MNDEETPSSIAPKPDEGTGEVLQNVVAEFDCTSGTLHRTDEDGLQLVASVGIPDSVLPRIETIPVGKGMAGLAAERMEPVDICNLQTDDSGVAEDGARATGMEGSLAAPIIGEDGTLEGTIGVGKPEQYEFTAEERDKLMRIGKQIISHDSTE, from the coding sequence ATGAACGACGAAGAGACACCGTCTTCCATAGCGCCGAAACCCGACGAGGGAACGGGGGAAGTTCTCCAAAATGTCGTCGCGGAATTCGACTGTACGTCAGGCACGCTCCACCGAACGGACGAAGACGGATTACAGCTCGTTGCTTCCGTCGGTATTCCGGACTCCGTTCTTCCGCGGATCGAGACGATTCCGGTCGGCAAAGGAATGGCTGGATTGGCGGCCGAGCGAATGGAACCAGTCGATATCTGTAATCTCCAGACGGACGACTCCGGCGTCGCCGAAGACGGCGCACGCGCGACGGGGATGGAGGGGTCACTTGCTGCCCCGATCATCGGAGAGGACGGCACGCTCGAAGGAACGATCGGGGTTGGCAAGCCGGAACAGTACGAGTTTACCGCCGAAGAACGTGATAAGCTGATGAGGATCGGCAAGCAGATCATCTCCCATGACAGCACAGAATAA
- the hutU gene encoding urocanate hydratase: MSEQESAATESGIGEPSEQWREYQGAPTGTEIECKGWRQEAALRMLNNNLDPEVAEKPEDLVVYGGTGRAARSWDAYDAILAELRDLDDEETLLVQSGKPVGRFATHERAPRVLIANSNLVGKWDDWEHFHELEAEGKIMYGQMTAGSWAYIGTQGIIQGTYETLAELGRQEYDSNLEGKIVATGGLGGMSGAQPLAVTMNRGVCIAAEVDARRIERRLDTDYLMERADSLDEALDNAEEAAEAGEPYSVAVEMNVADMLEAMLERGFVPDVVTDQTSAHDELGGYYPSGYSVAEADELRESDPERYREESLDTMERHVDAILELQERGAVAFEYGNNLRGQVEDHRGREDAFDFPGFVPAYIRPMFCRGRGPFRWAALSGDPADIHRTDEAVTERFPDNESLNRWIELAQEQVSFQGLPSRVCWLGYENDENGLTERARFALRINELVADGEISAPIVVTRDHLDAGSVASPHRETEAMRDGTDAVADWPILNALLNCAAGADIVSVHDGGGVGIGNALHANNHVVLDGSDLAAEKARRVFTTDPGMGVIRHADAGYDEAIDEADQSDVAVPMRDRR; the protein is encoded by the coding sequence ATGAGCGAACAGGAATCCGCCGCGACCGAGTCCGGCATCGGCGAGCCGTCCGAGCAGTGGCGCGAGTACCAGGGCGCACCGACGGGCACTGAGATCGAGTGCAAGGGGTGGCGACAGGAGGCCGCCCTCCGGATGCTCAACAACAACCTCGATCCCGAGGTCGCCGAAAAACCCGAGGACCTCGTGGTGTATGGTGGGACCGGCAGAGCGGCCCGAAGCTGGGACGCCTACGACGCCATTCTCGCCGAGCTACGTGACCTCGACGACGAAGAAACCCTGCTCGTCCAGTCGGGCAAGCCCGTCGGCCGCTTCGCAACTCACGAGCGAGCGCCCCGGGTGCTGATCGCGAACTCGAATCTCGTGGGGAAGTGGGACGACTGGGAGCATTTCCACGAGCTCGAAGCCGAGGGCAAGATCATGTACGGCCAGATGACCGCCGGCTCGTGGGCGTACATCGGCACCCAGGGCATCATCCAAGGAACCTACGAGACGCTCGCTGAACTCGGTCGGCAGGAATACGACAGCAACCTCGAAGGAAAAATCGTGGCCACCGGGGGTCTCGGCGGGATGAGCGGTGCACAGCCCCTCGCAGTCACGATGAACCGCGGCGTCTGTATCGCCGCCGAGGTCGATGCGCGCCGGATCGAACGCCGACTCGATACGGACTACCTGATGGAACGCGCTGACAGTCTCGACGAGGCGCTCGACAACGCTGAGGAAGCGGCCGAAGCCGGCGAACCGTACAGCGTCGCCGTCGAGATGAACGTCGCAGACATGCTCGAAGCGATGCTGGAGCGCGGGTTCGTCCCCGACGTCGTGACCGACCAAACCAGCGCCCACGACGAATTGGGGGGGTACTACCCCAGCGGCTACTCCGTCGCGGAGGCCGACGAACTTCGAGAATCGGACCCCGAGCGCTACCGCGAGGAGAGCCTCGACACGATGGAGCGTCATGTCGACGCCATCCTCGAACTTCAAGAGCGCGGCGCGGTTGCCTTCGAGTACGGCAACAACCTCCGTGGCCAAGTCGAGGATCACCGCGGGCGCGAGGACGCTTTTGATTTCCCCGGGTTCGTTCCTGCCTACATCCGGCCGATGTTCTGTCGCGGCCGCGGCCCGTTCCGGTGGGCGGCGCTGTCCGGCGATCCAGCCGACATCCACCGCACCGACGAGGCGGTGACCGAACGATTCCCTGACAACGAATCGCTCAACCGCTGGATCGAACTCGCTCAGGAACAAGTATCTTTCCAGGGACTTCCTTCACGAGTCTGCTGGCTTGGGTACGAAAACGACGAAAATGGATTGACCGAGCGCGCGCGCTTCGCGCTCCGGATCAACGAACTCGTCGCCGACGGCGAAATCAGCGCACCGATCGTCGTCACCCGCGATCACCTCGACGCCGGCAGCGTCGCCAGCCCACACCGCGAGACCGAGGCCATGCGGGACGGCACCGACGCGGTCGCGGACTGGCCGATCCTGAACGCCCTCCTGAACTGCGCCGCGGGCGCGGACATCGTGAGCGTTCACGACGGCGGCGGCGTCGGTATCGGCAACGCGCTCCATGCCAACAACCACGTCGTGCTCGACGGCTCCGATCTGGCTGCGGAGAAGGCTCGCCGCGTGTTCACGACCGATCCGGGGATGGGCGTGATCCGCCACGCCGACGCGGGCTACGACGAGGCCATCGACGAGGCCGACCAGTCGGACGTGGCGGTGCCGATGCGGGACCGACGATGA
- a CDS encoding AEC family transporter yields MSLLSIFASAILPIVTIAAVGFVLGRVRSIAVDPLNTVTIYVLAPALVFHSIATTDIGGETLVKLVVGVVGFILVMAMAAEIVGRALGEDEPIRSALVLVSSFSNCGNFGIPLSAFAFGVVGRATAVVYLVGQSVVVYTVGVYLASRSGGDGGFGSVKRVFELPLVYAVVLAALVRWLGVVPPADGTTMETLKLVGDAAIPLMLLLVGIQLANTNYGTAVARVGTANALKLVIAPVVGFAIAALLGFENTTVARVFVLECAAPAAITPLILVIEMGSDRSVGGVTAPEYVSAAVLTTTLASVPVLTGVIAVLETDLVGSFL; encoded by the coding sequence ATGTCCCTCCTCTCGATCTTTGCGAGCGCCATTCTTCCGATCGTCACGATCGCGGCGGTCGGTTTCGTGCTCGGCCGCGTCCGGTCCATCGCGGTCGACCCGCTCAACACCGTGACGATCTACGTGCTGGCTCCGGCGCTCGTCTTTCACAGCATCGCGACCACCGACATCGGTGGCGAGACGCTCGTGAAACTCGTCGTGGGTGTCGTCGGATTCATTCTCGTCATGGCGATGGCCGCGGAGATCGTCGGGCGCGCACTCGGCGAGGACGAACCAATTCGGAGCGCGCTCGTCCTCGTGAGCTCCTTTTCGAACTGCGGGAACTTCGGCATCCCACTTTCGGCGTTCGCGTTTGGGGTGGTCGGCCGCGCGACTGCCGTGGTCTATCTCGTCGGCCAGAGCGTCGTGGTCTACACCGTGGGAGTCTATCTCGCCTCTCGCTCCGGGGGCGACGGCGGATTCGGCTCGGTCAAGCGGGTGTTCGAACTCCCCCTCGTCTACGCGGTCGTGCTCGCGGCGCTCGTGCGCTGGCTTGGGGTCGTCCCTCCCGCTGACGGTACAACGATGGAAACCCTGAAACTCGTCGGCGATGCGGCGATCCCACTGATGTTGTTGCTCGTCGGCATCCAGCTCGCTAACACGAATTACGGCACTGCGGTCGCGCGCGTTGGCACCGCGAACGCGCTCAAACTCGTGATCGCACCGGTCGTCGGATTCGCGATCGCGGCCCTGCTCGGCTTCGAGAACACGACGGTCGCACGGGTGTTCGTGCTCGAATGCGCCGCGCCCGCGGCGATCACGCCGCTCATCCTCGTGATCGAGATGGGCAGCGACCGTTCCGTGGGCGGCGTCACCGCCCCCGAGTACGTCAGCGCCGCCGTCCTGACCACGACGCTCGCGAGCGTTCCCGTCCTTACCGGCGTGATCGCCGTGCTCGAAACCGATCTCGTCGGTTCGTTCCTCTGA
- a CDS encoding FAD-binding and (Fe-S)-binding domain-containing protein has product MAAEEASDTADFSTSVDALGHDHADVAEYRALAADLREAVRGEVAFDEYSQVLYATDGSIYQARPAGVVRPRDIEDVRAAVRIAAEHDVPVLPRGAGSSLAGQTVGPGCVVLDCSRHMDSILDVDPEGRTATVQPGVVQDHLDAHLDEWGLKFAPDPASSNRATIGGGIGNNSTGAHSVRYGITDAYTEELRVVLADGSLIHTREVVLDSPEWEALVSKDDREAALYRTVRELVENNREKIAERYPSLKRSVSGYNLHKVVYENDDGEEVINLSKLFVGAEGTLGVVVEATLGLVTKPDSTALTLYCFADLVDAMAAVPEALDFDVSAVELMDDEVFRLAGDSTEFSQYVDPIPEGTAAALMLEFDAELCDDFEAAIEGTNAHFVEQGAAFDVLEAYSAEDQSKLWKLRKAAIPLLMSLEGDPKPYPFIEDATVPPAELAEYVVEFEAILDDHDTSAAYFAHAGSGTLHIRPILNLKEGEGIEAMHSISEDVTSLVMEHDGAFSGEHGDGLARTEFNPKMYGQDLWGAFQELKLAADPDRLMNPGTVVYWNEDDESAPADGRGVGADMRENLRYGAEYSSLEPQTTMAFDESASDEVGSDGSGDGEGFSHLVELCNGCGTCRQTDSETMCPTYRASREEIQTTRGRANLLRAAISGELPQEELYSERFQEEVLDLCVGCKGCASDCPTGVDMAKLKTEVKHQYHEREGIGRRERLFANVDRLAALGSRFAPLSNWLPKLPGARAAMEKTVGIARERELPHFARESLEEWFEARGGAAISPDEAEAKVALFPDTYTNYSHPRPGKAAVLVLEAAGVHVTIPDDVAPSGRPAYSKGLLDVASDRARTNVEALDPLVRDDWAVAFVEPSDAVMFQDEYLDLLPDSAAATRVSESAYGVLEYLDRFRLDDRVDFTAPDTSLTYHGHCNQKALAKDHHAVGVLRRAGYDVDPLESGCCGMAGSFGYEAEHYELSQTIGNILFDQVDASDGDRVVAPGTSCRTQIGDRSDESRPRHPIEAAAVALVR; this is encoded by the coding sequence ATGGCTGCCGAGGAGGCTTCCGATACAGCCGACTTTTCGACATCGGTCGACGCGCTGGGGCACGATCACGCTGACGTCGCCGAGTACCGTGCGCTCGCCGCCGATCTGCGCGAGGCGGTGCGCGGCGAAGTGGCGTTCGACGAGTACTCTCAGGTGCTCTACGCCACCGACGGCAGCATCTATCAAGCACGGCCCGCGGGCGTGGTCCGTCCGCGCGACATCGAGGACGTGCGGGCGGCGGTCCGGATCGCCGCCGAGCACGATGTCCCCGTACTCCCGCGCGGTGCAGGGTCATCGCTCGCCGGCCAGACCGTCGGCCCGGGCTGTGTGGTGCTCGATTGCAGCCGTCACATGGACTCGATCCTTGACGTCGATCCCGAAGGACGGACCGCGACCGTCCAACCGGGCGTCGTTCAGGATCACCTCGACGCCCACCTCGACGAGTGGGGACTCAAGTTCGCGCCCGATCCCGCTTCCTCGAACCGTGCGACGATCGGCGGCGGGATCGGGAACAACAGTACAGGCGCGCACTCGGTCCGGTACGGCATCACCGACGCCTACACCGAGGAACTCCGAGTGGTGCTCGCCGACGGCTCGCTGATCCACACCCGCGAGGTCGTCCTCGACAGTCCGGAGTGGGAGGCCCTCGTCAGCAAGGACGACCGCGAGGCCGCACTCTACCGCACGGTTCGTGAACTCGTTGAGAACAACCGAGAAAAGATCGCAGAGCGCTATCCGAGCCTGAAGCGCTCGGTGTCGGGCTACAACCTCCACAAGGTCGTGTACGAAAACGACGACGGAGAGGAGGTCATCAATCTCTCGAAGCTGTTCGTCGGCGCGGAGGGGACCCTCGGCGTCGTGGTCGAGGCGACGCTCGGCCTCGTCACGAAACCCGACTCGACCGCGCTCACGCTCTACTGTTTTGCCGATCTCGTCGACGCGATGGCCGCCGTCCCCGAAGCGCTCGACTTCGACGTGAGCGCGGTCGAGCTGATGGACGACGAGGTGTTCCGGCTCGCAGGTGACTCCACCGAGTTTTCCCAGTACGTCGATCCGATTCCCGAGGGCACGGCAGCGGCGCTGATGCTGGAGTTCGACGCCGAACTGTGCGACGACTTCGAGGCCGCCATCGAGGGAACGAACGCCCACTTCGTGGAACAGGGTGCGGCGTTCGACGTGCTGGAAGCGTACTCGGCCGAGGATCAATCGAAGCTCTGGAAACTCCGGAAGGCCGCGATCCCGCTGCTGATGAGTCTGGAAGGCGATCCCAAACCCTACCCGTTCATCGAGGACGCCACCGTTCCGCCGGCGGAACTCGCGGAGTACGTCGTCGAGTTCGAGGCAATCCTCGACGACCACGACACCTCGGCGGCGTACTTCGCCCACGCCGGGTCGGGGACGCTCCACATCCGGCCGATCCTGAATCTCAAAGAAGGCGAGGGTATCGAGGCGATGCACTCGATCTCCGAGGACGTCACCTCGCTCGTCATGGAGCACGACGGAGCCTTCTCGGGCGAACACGGCGACGGCCTCGCGCGCACCGAATTCAACCCGAAGATGTACGGCCAAGACCTCTGGGGGGCGTTTCAGGAGTTGAAACTCGCCGCCGATCCGGATCGACTGATGAACCCCGGAACGGTCGTCTACTGGAACGAAGACGACGAGAGCGCGCCGGCGGACGGACGCGGCGTCGGCGCGGACATGCGCGAGAACCTCCGATACGGTGCGGAGTATTCGTCGCTCGAACCGCAGACGACGATGGCGTTCGACGAGAGCGCAAGCGACGAGGTCGGGAGCGACGGGAGTGGGGACGGCGAGGGGTTCTCACACCTCGTCGAGCTCTGCAACGGCTGTGGGACCTGCCGCCAGACCGACAGCGAGACGATGTGTCCGACCTATCGCGCTTCGCGCGAGGAGATTCAGACCACCAGGGGCCGGGCGAACCTCCTCCGGGCGGCGATTTCGGGAGAGCTTCCCCAGGAAGAGCTCTACTCCGAGCGATTCCAAGAGGAGGTGCTCGATCTCTGTGTCGGCTGCAAGGGGTGTGCGAGCGACTGTCCGACCGGCGTCGACATGGCCAAGCTCAAAACCGAGGTCAAACACCAGTACCACGAGCGCGAAGGGATCGGCCGCCGCGAGCGCCTGTTCGCGAACGTCGACCGACTCGCGGCGCTCGGGAGTCGGTTCGCGCCGCTCTCGAACTGGCTCCCGAAACTGCCGGGGGCACGGGCTGCGATGGAGAAGACGGTGGGAATCGCCCGTGAGCGCGAACTTCCACACTTCGCGAGGGAGTCACTCGAGGAATGGTTCGAAGCGCGTGGCGGTGCGGCGATCTCGCCCGACGAGGCCGAGGCGAAGGTGGCGCTCTTTCCCGATACGTACACCAACTACAGCCATCCTCGGCCGGGGAAGGCGGCGGTCCTCGTGTTGGAGGCCGCCGGCGTCCACGTTACGATCCCCGACGACGTCGCGCCGAGCGGACGGCCCGCCTACTCGAAGGGTCTGCTCGACGTCGCCAGCGATCGCGCGCGGACGAACGTCGAAGCGCTCGACCCGCTCGTCCGGGACGACTGGGCGGTCGCGTTCGTCGAACCCTCCGACGCGGTGATGTTCCAGGACGAGTATCTCGATCTGCTCCCCGACAGCGCGGCGGCGACGCGTGTTTCCGAGAGCGCATATGGCGTGCTCGAATACCTCGATCGGTTCCGACTCGACGACCGGGTCGATTTCACCGCACCCGACACGTCGCTCACCTACCACGGCCATTGCAACCAGAAGGCGCTCGCGAAGGACCACCATGCGGTTGGCGTCCTGCGACGAGCAGGCTACGACGTCGATCCGCTGGAGTCGGGCTGCTGTGGAATGGCCGGCTCCTTTGGCTATGAGGCCGAACACTACGAACTCTCACAGACGATCGGGAACATCCTCTTCGATCAGGTCGACGCGAGCGACGGCGATCGAGTGGTCGCACCTGGCACCTCCTGTCGTACTCAGATCGGCGACCGATCCGACGAATCGCGACCACGTCACCCGATCGAGGCAGCCGCGGTAGCTCTCGTTCGCTGA
- the hutI gene encoding imidazolonepropionase, whose protein sequence is MTELTTLIHDASEIVVGPGEDDTLEQHENAALAVVDGRVAAVGPTDEITEEYPPENATHAIDADGRSVIPGFVDSHTHGLFAGDRSDEFAAKLRGKTYQEILAEGGGILRTVRAVREASSEQLLSNLLGHLDTMLAHGTTTVEVKSGYGLDTETELRMLDVIRQADDTHPVDVVPSFMGAHAVPEGTDAEAYTERVIDDQLPAVADQGIAEFCDVFCEEDVFSVEQSRSILEAGIEYGLTPKVHAEEFVRLGGAQLAADLGAASADHLLHANDDDRAALAEAGVTPVLLPGTAFSLGAEYADARAFLDEGGSIAVATDFNPNCHSQSMGFAIALACIGMGMTPAEALLAGTQGGARALDRAGESGSLREGMAADVAIIDAPSHVHVPYNFGVNTVETVLKDGELVSGTEESHE, encoded by the coding sequence ATGACTGAACTCACGACACTAATCCACGACGCGAGCGAGATCGTCGTCGGACCCGGCGAAGACGACACGCTCGAACAGCACGAAAACGCCGCTCTCGCCGTCGTCGACGGTCGTGTGGCCGCGGTCGGTCCGACCGACGAGATCACCGAGGAGTACCCGCCCGAGAACGCCACTCACGCGATCGACGCCGATGGACGAAGCGTGATCCCGGGGTTCGTAGATTCACACACCCACGGCCTGTTCGCGGGCGATCGCTCCGACGAGTTCGCGGCGAAGCTCCGCGGGAAGACGTACCAGGAGATTCTGGCCGAGGGCGGTGGAATCCTTCGAACCGTGCGCGCCGTCCGGGAGGCGAGCAGCGAGCAACTCCTCTCGAACCTGCTCGGTCATCTCGATACGATGCTCGCTCACGGCACGACCACCGTGGAGGTCAAGTCCGGCTACGGGCTCGATACCGAAACCGAGCTCCGGATGCTCGACGTCATCCGACAGGCCGACGACACGCACCCAGTCGACGTGGTCCCCTCGTTCATGGGTGCCCACGCCGTTCCCGAGGGAACCGACGCCGAGGCGTACACCGAGCGAGTCATCGACGACCAGCTTCCCGCAGTCGCCGATCAGGGGATCGCCGAGTTCTGCGACGTGTTCTGCGAGGAGGACGTCTTTTCGGTCGAGCAGTCCCGCAGCATTCTCGAAGCCGGAATTGAGTACGGACTCACGCCGAAAGTCCACGCCGAGGAGTTCGTCCGGCTCGGCGGCGCACAGCTCGCGGCCGATCTCGGTGCGGCGAGCGCCGACCATCTGCTTCACGCGAACGACGACGATCGTGCGGCGCTCGCCGAGGCGGGTGTCACGCCCGTCCTTCTCCCCGGAACGGCCTTCTCACTCGGCGCGGAGTACGCCGACGCGCGGGCGTTTCTCGACGAAGGAGGGTCGATCGCGGTGGCGACCGATTTCAACCCGAACTGCCACTCCCAGAGCATGGGTTTCGCGATCGCGCTCGCCTGTATCGGGATGGGGATGACGCCCGCCGAAGCGCTGCTGGCCGGGACACAGGGCGGCGCACGCGCGCTCGACCGTGCTGGCGAGAGTGGTTCGCTTCGCGAGGGAATGGCTGCCGACGTGGCCATCATCGACGCCCCATCGCACGTTCACGTGCCGTACAACTTCGGTGTGAACACCGTCGAAACGGTGCTCAAGGACGGCGAGCTAGTATCGGGGACGGAAGAAAGCCATGAGTGA
- a CDS encoding DUF5788 family protein produces the protein MKPYERKQLLARVEREGATVGASIPETIDIQGDRLALREFVFETRSRESVPANERERVEQAKKNLRRERLQRKQRLEDADIPREEGERLVESIVGIDRALNALSDLGTTDIEREADANEAADRKRWMSFLKQALGNEDSNARR, from the coding sequence GTGAAGCCGTACGAGCGAAAACAGCTCCTCGCGCGAGTCGAACGCGAGGGCGCGACCGTTGGCGCGTCGATCCCCGAAACGATCGACATCCAGGGTGACCGGCTCGCGCTTCGGGAGTTCGTTTTCGAAACACGATCACGTGAGTCAGTGCCGGCGAACGAGCGCGAGCGCGTCGAGCAGGCGAAGAAGAACCTCCGGCGCGAGCGCCTCCAGCGCAAGCAGCGCCTCGAAGACGCCGACATCCCGCGCGAAGAGGGCGAGCGGCTGGTTGAGAGCATCGTCGGCATCGATCGCGCGCTGAACGCACTCTCTGATCTCGGGACCACCGACATCGAGCGTGAGGCCGACGCGAACGAGGCCGCCGACCGAAAGCGCTGGATGTCGTTCCTGAAGCAAGCGCTCGGTAACGAGGACTCGAACGCGCGGCGGTGA
- a CDS encoding helix-turn-helix domain-containing protein, with the protein MTAQNNPPLGEELRDRRQTRGLHQMEVAANLETTTAVVAAWEDGDRVPSDEHAAALVELFGESEQSGSSTEPRTSDG; encoded by the coding sequence ATGACAGCACAGAATAACCCGCCACTCGGTGAGGAACTCCGAGATCGCCGCCAGACCCGTGGCCTCCACCAGATGGAAGTCGCAGCCAATCTCGAAACAACGACGGCCGTGGTCGCGGCGTGGGAGGACGGCGACCGGGTCCCGAGCGACGAGCACGCGGCCGCGCTCGTAGAGCTGTTCGGCGAGAGTGAGCAATCCGGATCGTCGACCGAACCGCGAACGAGTGACGGCTAG
- the hutH gene encoding histidine ammonia-lyase, whose amino-acid sequence MSEREPVVLDGTSLTPEDVARVARDDARVTIAESAREAVRGSRERVEKVLDGDEAVYGLNTGFGQLVTERIPEGERERLQTNLVRSHASGVGSELDREAVRAMMLTRINALVKGYSGIREIVVDHLVTMLNEDVHPVVRSRGSLGASGDLAPLAHQALVLLGEGTAEVDGEELDGEAALARAGLEPLSLAAKEGLALINGTQLSVGLAALCVVDAERAVRGADIAGALTTEVSMGTTASCAPAIQDVRPHDGQATSARNIRKLTADSEIVESHRNCDRVQDAYSLRCLPQVHGAVRDAIVHLREAVETELNSATDNPLVFSGADVDDRASGTASVGVLSGGNFHGEPLALRLDYLVNALTELAAIAERRTDRLLNPNLQEEHLPPFLTPESGVRSGYMIAQYSAATLVNQSRSLGSPATDNTPVSGGQEDHVSMSAESTHHARTAVENALTTVGIELLCGAQAMEFVDDDLDPGTGTGAAYDAIREHVPPLDDDRPLHTEIEIATELVATGRLDDAIECALDDSIE is encoded by the coding sequence ATGAGTGAGCGCGAACCAGTCGTCCTTGATGGGACGTCGCTCACTCCCGAGGACGTGGCGCGGGTCGCTCGTGACGACGCCCGGGTGACGATCGCCGAGTCCGCACGCGAAGCCGTGCGGGGATCTCGAGAGCGCGTCGAGAAGGTTCTCGACGGCGACGAGGCGGTCTACGGCTTGAACACCGGTTTCGGCCAGCTCGTGACCGAACGCATCCCCGAAGGCGAGCGCGAACGCCTCCAGACCAACCTCGTCCGGAGTCACGCTTCGGGTGTGGGATCAGAGCTCGACCGCGAGGCGGTCCGTGCGATGATGCTCACGAGGATCAACGCCTTGGTGAAGGGGTACTCGGGGATCCGCGAGATCGTCGTCGATCACCTCGTGACGATGTTGAACGAAGACGTCCATCCGGTCGTCCGGTCGCGGGGCAGTCTCGGCGCGAGCGGCGATCTCGCGCCGCTCGCCCACCAGGCACTCGTTCTGTTGGGCGAAGGCACCGCCGAAGTGGATGGCGAAGAACTCGACGGCGAGGCGGCACTCGCACGGGCGGGCCTCGAACCGCTCTCGCTCGCCGCGAAGGAGGGACTCGCTCTCATCAACGGCACACAGCTGTCCGTCGGGCTGGCTGCACTCTGTGTCGTCGACGCCGAGCGCGCCGTCCGCGGGGCTGACATTGCGGGCGCACTCACGACCGAGGTTTCGATGGGGACGACCGCCTCGTGCGCTCCGGCGATTCAGGACGTTCGCCCCCACGACGGCCAGGCGACGAGCGCACGGAACATCCGCAAACTCACCGCCGATTCGGAAATCGTCGAGTCCCACCGCAACTGCGATCGGGTTCAGGACGCCTACTCGCTACGCTGTCTCCCGCAGGTCCACGGCGCAGTGCGTGATGCGATCGTCCATCTCCGTGAGGCCGTCGAGACCGAATTAAATAGCGCGACCGACAACCCGCTCGTCTTTTCGGGCGCTGACGTCGACGATCGCGCCAGTGGAACGGCGTCGGTCGGCGTGCTCTCCGGCGGCAATTTTCATGGGGAGCCGCTCGCGCTCCGACTCGATTATCTCGTGAACGCGCTCACGGAGCTCGCTGCGATCGCCGAGCGCCGCACCGATCGGCTGCTCAATCCCAACCTTCAGGAAGAACACCTCCCGCCGTTTCTCACGCCCGAAAGCGGCGTGCGCTCGGGCTACATGATCGCCCAGTACAGCGCCGCCACGCTCGTGAACCAGAGTCGATCGCTCGGGTCGCCTGCGACCGACAACACGCCCGTGAGCGGTGGCCAGGAGGACCACGTGAGTATGAGCGCCGAAAGCACACACCACGCCCGGACCGCCGTCGAGAACGCGCTGACGACCGTTGGGATCGAACTCCTCTGTGGCGCACAGGCGATGGAGTTCGTCGACGACGATCTCGATCCTGGAACGGGGACTGGCGCAGCCTACGATGCGATCCGCGAACACGTGCCGCCGCTCGACGACGATCGGCCACTCCACACCGAGATCGAAATCGCGACGGAGCTGGTGGCTACAGGACGGCTCGACGACGCTATCGAGTGCGCCCTCGACGATTCGATCGAGTAG